A portion of the Sphingobacterium spiritivorum genome contains these proteins:
- a CDS encoding LamG-like jellyroll fold domain-containing protein produces the protein MKNSNTISIRKYSRQLLLLTTAVWGLLSCNKDFENKIQFGDDEPNLNIKGSQFRMAYIIVEGAVGSVVGNQATDYGVMPNLSEMTFNAMFSWNSVSAASPNDGTTYADLLTGVEKDKHKITSTNLSGNNLAKYPSLFTRIKQYTKLRTALVTSNNTVEGIVNPADIDQNVKVNTDTEVLTGAQTELNHADAGLVVATFKDVKAAGDAYGYGPDSEQYLQALHQFDQRLGDLMKTIKSRPNYKDEKWLVIVASNNGGSYTLKPGLDDGSVFSKTDRNNFVLMYNNQFAYKLVERIETIDPAWSSSAVRYTGNSGFAAVSATDARLYDMGTGADAGNYTIQIKLKVHEMNGKGGKTGSALNGVIVGKMNSAQNFPVGWSFTYNGGNGWRFVSNSSSSSNYAFDSTPFELDTWYTLTAKIYKDGTNRVVKLFRDGVLKQTLTNFAARNLSSPDMPLQLGYQKGSYGDNSGFVHSIADVRIYNAALPDNYIAANACTTLSTPQKDSYYANLIGYWPANDEGTQIKDLSPYKRNFILNGSFVWNSFSERAGNLCPTVPDNLERFVIRTVDAPLMMYSWLGILEVSQFDLDAQSWSPIFSNK, from the coding sequence ATGAAAAATAGCAATACAATTTCGATCAGAAAATATAGCCGTCAACTACTGCTGTTGACTACAGCTGTATGGGGGCTGCTATCCTGTAATAAGGATTTTGAAAATAAAATTCAATTTGGCGATGATGAGCCTAATCTTAATATAAAGGGATCTCAGTTTCGGATGGCCTATATTATTGTAGAAGGAGCGGTAGGTTCAGTGGTCGGTAATCAGGCTACAGACTACGGGGTAATGCCCAATTTGTCTGAGATGACTTTTAATGCCATGTTCAGCTGGAACTCGGTCAGTGCGGCGTCTCCAAATGACGGAACAACTTATGCCGATCTGTTGACTGGTGTAGAAAAAGATAAACATAAAATAACCAGTACCAATCTTTCCGGTAATAATCTGGCAAAATACCCAAGTCTTTTTACACGGATCAAGCAATATACTAAGTTGCGTACAGCTCTTGTAACCAGTAATAACACGGTAGAGGGGATTGTGAACCCTGCTGATATTGATCAGAATGTAAAAGTCAATACGGATACAGAAGTACTGACAGGAGCTCAGACAGAACTGAATCATGCAGATGCAGGTTTGGTGGTGGCTACTTTTAAAGATGTGAAAGCTGCCGGAGATGCTTATGGATATGGTCCTGATTCGGAACAGTATCTTCAGGCGTTGCATCAGTTTGATCAGCGGTTAGGTGATCTGATGAAGACAATCAAGTCAAGACCAAATTATAAAGATGAAAAATGGTTAGTCATCGTCGCATCGAATAACGGCGGATCTTATACCCTGAAACCAGGGCTGGATGACGGAAGTGTGTTTTCGAAAACCGATCGCAATAATTTTGTTCTGATGTATAATAATCAGTTTGCTTACAAACTGGTAGAGCGCATAGAGACCATCGATCCGGCCTGGAGCTCTTCAGCAGTTCGTTATACCGGTAATTCGGGTTTTGCTGCTGTATCAGCTACTGATGCGCGGTTATATGATATGGGAACAGGAGCAGATGCCGGTAATTATACCATACAGATTAAGCTTAAGGTGCATGAGATGAATGGAAAAGGAGGGAAAACAGGGAGTGCATTAAATGGTGTTATCGTGGGGAAAATGAACAGTGCTCAGAATTTTCCGGTAGGCTGGAGCTTCACTTATAACGGTGGTAACGGCTGGCGGTTTGTATCTAACAGCAGCTCATCTTCCAATTATGCGTTTGATAGTACACCATTTGAATTGGATACCTGGTACACGCTGACAGCCAAGATCTATAAAGACGGTACCAATCGTGTAGTCAAATTATTCAGAGATGGCGTGTTGAAGCAGACACTTACCAATTTTGCTGCCCGCAACCTTTCTTCTCCGGATATGCCATTACAATTAGGATATCAAAAAGGATCTTATGGCGACAATTCAGGATTTGTTCATTCTATTGCAGATGTCCGGATCTATAATGCTGCATTACCGGATAATTACATTGCTGCAAATGCATGTACTACACTTTCTACGCCTCAAAAAGATAGCTATTATGCTAATCTGATCGGTTACTGGCCTGCCAATGATGAAGGTACACAGATTAAAGACTTAAGTCCGTACAAGAGAAACTTTATACTCAACGGATCTTTTGTATGGAACAGTTTTTCAGAACGTGCCGGCAATTTATGTCCTACCGTTCCGGATAATCTGGAAAGATTTGTTATCCGTACAGTAGATGCACCTTTGATGATGTACAGCTGGTTAGGGATATTAGAAGTGTCGCAGTTCGATCTGGATGCACAGAGTTGGTCTCCAATATTTTCAAACAAATAA
- a CDS encoding DUF5008 domain-containing protein, which translates to MKKNYTIYSFIILFVVVLLASCTDKITYGPDPYAGGAEPLGIGFREALPSPSQARPGTDVTFKIDGLLKYKPEEIQLFMNNIPARIVNITDTSVTSTVPANASTGGVRVVVNGQIFAGPLLPIIGKAGIDLTFRSGTGTLGPIFSIQQLSNGQIYIGGNFTDYNGFSSSTKIGGIARLSSSGDFVKGMKFGEGVKGSILSINELTNGSLLISGAFTNFDTINLVRNITRITNTGALDVASVPILNLTSDPRKSNLIAPTFNGGTDLSVVKTFVQNNKVTAIGNFQSYANNYYTRSTFDNILTDYFSTKQVVRMDMNGVLDSNYYMNKTTLPIKGLAGVNGTVNDGYLQKDGKLVLVGSFTNFNASQSAGRIVRLDVNGNYDASFSAGSGADDRISKIFYSASRNKYIVVGSFNTFNGVPANGIAVLNVDGSVDPSFKSYGFAGGKPNYVTQLSNGLILVSGTFTKYNDVIREGLLILNPDGSLAADYNNTGKLVGSIYDSLEGTNSLGQRTITLVGSISSFNGQLNVGNIVRMTIVD; encoded by the coding sequence ATGAAAAAGAATTATACAATTTACTCCTTTATTATCTTGTTCGTGGTTGTGCTGCTGGCCTCCTGTACGGACAAAATAACATATGGACCAGATCCTTATGCCGGTGGCGCAGAACCTTTGGGTATTGGATTCAGAGAAGCTTTGCCCTCACCTTCACAAGCCAGACCTGGTACAGATGTAACCTTTAAGATTGATGGTTTGCTTAAATATAAACCTGAAGAAATTCAGTTGTTTATGAATAATATTCCAGCTCGTATTGTCAATATTACAGATACTTCTGTAACGTCTACTGTTCCGGCCAATGCCAGTACAGGTGGTGTACGCGTAGTCGTAAACGGACAGATTTTTGCCGGACCATTATTACCAATTATAGGTAAAGCGGGTATTGACCTGACATTCAGATCCGGAACAGGTACACTCGGACCAATTTTTTCAATTCAGCAACTCAGCAACGGACAGATTTATATAGGAGGTAATTTTACCGATTACAACGGTTTTTCCTCTTCTACCAAAATTGGTGGTATAGCACGACTGTCCAGTTCAGGAGATTTTGTAAAAGGAATGAAATTTGGCGAAGGGGTAAAAGGGTCCATCTTGTCCATCAATGAACTGACCAACGGTTCGCTTTTGATTTCCGGTGCATTTACGAATTTCGATACGATCAATCTTGTCAGAAATATCACCCGTATTACGAATACAGGTGCTCTGGATGTAGCGAGTGTGCCTATTCTTAATCTGACATCTGATCCGAGAAAGAGCAATCTTATCGCACCGACATTTAATGGAGGGACAGACCTTTCGGTTGTAAAGACGTTTGTTCAGAATAATAAAGTGACGGCTATCGGCAATTTCCAGTCTTATGCCAACAATTATTATACACGTTCCACATTTGATAATATTCTGACCGATTACTTTTCGACAAAGCAAGTCGTACGTATGGATATGAATGGGGTGTTGGATTCTAATTATTATATGAATAAAACTACGCTTCCGATTAAAGGACTGGCTGGTGTTAACGGTACTGTTAACGATGGTTATTTGCAGAAGGACGGCAAACTGGTGCTGGTTGGTTCTTTTACCAATTTCAATGCGAGTCAGAGTGCCGGACGAATTGTGAGGCTTGATGTAAATGGTAATTATGATGCAAGTTTTTCAGCCGGTTCAGGAGCTGATGACCGGATTTCGAAGATATTCTACTCGGCCTCCAGAAATAAATACATTGTCGTAGGTAGCTTCAATACATTCAATGGTGTACCTGCAAATGGTATTGCAGTGTTGAATGTAGACGGAAGTGTTGATCCTTCTTTCAAAAGTTATGGCTTTGCCGGAGGTAAACCAAACTATGTAACACAGCTTTCGAATGGATTGATCCTTGTTTCGGGAACATTTACAAAATACAATGATGTGATACGGGAAGGTCTGCTGATCCTTAATCCTGACGGATCACTTGCTGCGGATTATAATAACACAGGCAAGCTGGTCGGCAGTATCTATGATTCTTTGGAAGGTACCAATTCTTTGGGTCAGCGAACAATCACGCTGGTTGGAAGTATCAGTTCTTTCAACGGACAGCTTAATGTCGGAAATATTGTACGTATGACGATTGTTGATTAA
- a CDS encoding M60 family metallopeptidase: MKKQLFYGFSFLYILASLASCSKDYGYNFENGYSSGEYEDTVNVNIDTNRFKIDYSKITQARLFPGVVATTEPRLENYKVSIDLNYVEVSPSDLRISVAPGAWQSTSMFAPAGELIVIDVPQGVYGLKAQVGPHVYTGSTKIEFPRRDEKIVVSKDLFPGKNYIRNLYGGLVYIIPERPLGRVVDLLFSGTTLAPSFKLGKMTDQEWKDLVNKSSVPWFELEGNRIVFTLQTERLKRFPISSPTELMELWDKMIKEAYWDWTGMTEGNPDVKHRAPFNKWRIVHDVLFEPGVAQVSGYPVRAGANDQYFGQAVTVNSVRTQNWGTYHELGHNMQQGRVWSFDGNGEVTNNLFSFKVAMINGRQHTKIAEVWPTGLEWINYVPKDATDANRKIWANMPTLSKNHNDAKLIMYAQIFEKYGYEFMTYLYTRARNARFESANDQSKIDFFYEALCEYTKVDMEPFLWIGWGIKVSDVSRNYVKFQLGLPLLNKKFWLFNPVTKSGGEEPYYDVIEVAKTGWTATATNYNTTYEPKNTIDGNLTTFWNACWNTTCTPANSFVANGPWVINLQTGTNAISASGISFTQRQVANSTNHVKNFKLEVSDDNVSWRSLGTFTVTRDLPTQYVYFNSGQTAETFKYARLTVNKSDLYVTTDFPVIAELGFYNNR, encoded by the coding sequence ATGAAAAAGCAATTGTTTTACGGTTTTTCATTCTTATATATACTGGCTTCTTTAGCTTCATGTTCTAAAGACTACGGTTATAATTTTGAAAACGGATATTCATCCGGTGAATATGAAGATACAGTAAATGTAAATATCGATACAAATCGGTTTAAGATCGATTACTCGAAAATTACGCAGGCCAGGCTGTTTCCTGGAGTGGTAGCAACTACAGAACCGAGATTAGAAAACTATAAGGTCAGTATCGATCTGAATTATGTAGAAGTATCTCCTTCCGATCTGCGGATCAGTGTAGCTCCAGGTGCATGGCAGAGCACAAGTATGTTTGCTCCTGCAGGCGAACTGATTGTGATCGATGTACCACAAGGTGTGTATGGTCTTAAAGCACAGGTCGGTCCGCATGTGTATACCGGAAGTACGAAGATCGAATTCCCGCGAAGAGACGAAAAAATAGTGGTAAGCAAGGATCTTTTTCCGGGCAAAAACTATATACGGAATTTGTACGGAGGACTTGTATACATTATTCCTGAGCGTCCTTTGGGGAGAGTTGTAGACCTTCTTTTCTCCGGAACAACGCTTGCGCCAAGTTTCAAATTAGGGAAAATGACCGATCAGGAATGGAAAGATCTTGTTAACAAATCTTCAGTTCCGTGGTTTGAACTGGAAGGTAACCGTATCGTTTTTACATTACAGACAGAACGTCTCAAAAGATTCCCTATCAGTAGCCCTACAGAATTGATGGAACTTTGGGATAAGATGATCAAGGAAGCCTATTGGGACTGGACAGGTATGACAGAGGGGAATCCTGATGTCAAACATCGTGCACCATTCAATAAATGGCGTATCGTACATGATGTATTGTTTGAACCAGGGGTAGCGCAGGTATCCGGATATCCGGTACGTGCAGGTGCCAATGATCAGTACTTTGGTCAGGCTGTGACTGTAAATTCGGTTCGTACGCAAAACTGGGGAACATATCATGAGCTTGGACATAATATGCAACAGGGCCGGGTATGGAGTTTTGACGGAAACGGAGAGGTGACAAACAACTTATTCAGCTTTAAAGTAGCCATGATTAACGGCCGTCAACATACCAAGATAGCGGAAGTATGGCCTACAGGATTGGAATGGATTAACTATGTGCCTAAAGATGCTACAGATGCTAATCGTAAGATTTGGGCTAATATGCCGACTTTATCAAAAAATCATAATGATGCCAAACTGATTATGTATGCACAGATCTTCGAAAAATACGGATACGAATTTATGACTTATCTATATACCCGTGCACGTAATGCCAGATTTGAATCGGCCAATGATCAATCCAAGATTGACTTCTTCTACGAAGCACTGTGTGAATATACAAAAGTGGATATGGAACCTTTCTTATGGATAGGATGGGGTATAAAAGTAAGTGATGTTTCCCGTAATTACGTTAAGTTTCAACTGGGACTTCCGTTACTAAACAAGAAATTCTGGCTATTCAATCCGGTAACCAAAAGTGGAGGCGAAGAACCTTATTATGATGTTATTGAGGTTGCAAAAACCGGATGGACAGCTACTGCTACCAACTATAATACAACATATGAGCCTAAGAATACAATAGACGGTAATCTGACCACCTTCTGGAATGCCTGCTGGAATACAACCTGTACCCCTGCTAACAGTTTTGTCGCTAACGGTCCGTGGGTAATTAATTTACAGACCGGAACTAATGCAATCAGTGCAAGTGGTATCAGTTTTACGCAGCGTCAGGTTGCAAATTCAACTAATCATGTCAAAAATTTCAAACTGGAAGTGAGTGATGATAATGTATCATGGCGTTCATTGGGAACCTTCACCGTTACAAGAGATCTTCCAACACAATATGTGTATTTCAATAGTGGTCAGACCGCTGAAACATTTAAATATGCCAGACTTACAGTCAATAAGTCGGACTTGTATGTGACCACAGACTTTCCGGTAATAGCTGAGTTAGGATTTTAT